The Methanomassiliicoccales archaeon DNA segment ATCCACCACCCCTGATATGTATCCCTTGTCAATCATTCCTTCTCGAATGAGTTTCTTCAAGAATCCTATAGATCCAGTCGTGATTATCTTGTCAATGCACGGAAATCTCTCTCGAATATCGGGTATTCTTCTTATCTCCTGGAACTTGCTCAACCCGGTTTGATCGTCCATGACCAGAACGACGTTGGTATCCGTCTCTTCGTTAAGACTCACCGCTAGCGCCATCGCCGTTAGTTCTCCTTCATGTAATCCCGGGAACACGTTTCGATATTCTTTCAAGAAGACAGAACCAGGCTCGCTTAGAGATTCTTGTATGTTGATGTTATCAGGCAAACCGGCTCCAAATTCCTCTTGAATCTTCGGCGTCACGACGAGATCGTAGTCGCCACAGCAATCTGCAACTTCAATAGAGGTAATAGACTCGAATAGGGTGATGAGGCAACAAGTATCGAATATCTTCACAGTCAACTTCTCACCCTATGCTTTGCTAGTCTTGACTCAAAATCACGAAGTGGTATCCCAGCGATATTCGCTCCTTTAGTGATTGATACCTTGCCTTCGCGAACCATTTTCAATGCAAGTGGGATTCTTCTATTCAATATCCTCTCTTCAATTTCTGAGTTCTTGGCGTAGTCTGGGTCTTGGGTGTACGTGAATACTAGTATTTCGTCAACAGATAGAGAGGCGACAAATGAGGCTACCTCTCTTATTTTGAATCTGTCCGATTCTTTGGACGGAGCAATCTCATTGATGTCTTCGATTGCTGCCAAGTTGATTCTTGATCCATGGTCATTGAATCGAAGTACCCATTGGTACTGAGCCAGCTCATCGTTGACTACTCGCACAGACTCGCTATATGCGCCATATCTATGTGGGACAAAACCGAAATCCTTTGGATCTCGCCCCAACGCTTTCATTGTCAAGAAGATTAGTTTCTGAAGGTGAACATCTGTCTTAACCCCATCCTTGATCTGGCTAACAGTAAACAGAACCAGTTTGTGTTTCGCATCGAGCCGTCTTAAGGGTATGGTTGGCAACCTTTCACCGCCCCGATGGCTTTCAAACCATTCATAAGCTCCTTATATTCGACTTTTTCAGTTAGATTGATGGTGGCCTCTATCACTGACTTGACTTCTTCTATATCATAATTGAATGAAGTGTCTAATATACTGAAGGATTTTGTTGAGTCAAACTGATTCTTCTTAGCACCTTGCTTCTTTATCGTTATTTCTCCCCATCGCTTCTCTGCAACTCTCATCGATGATACCTTATTTCTATTATTGGTTATACTAATGGTTATACCATATATTCAATTAACCATTAATAAAAGTTAGTATTGGCGTGCATTGTTAATTTAGTGTTGATAAATAACTAGTATCTAGTCGGACGGTAAATAATGCATAAAAACAGGTGAAAAATAATTATTATATATCGCATATTATTGAAATAAATCAATGACAATTTAATTGTACAGGTCAGAACCCTTAGTGCTCTCGTTGTTTAGGAGCGCATGGACTTGAAGACCAACGCTATCTATTGTGGAGATTGCCAGAACGTTATCGGCAACACAAATGAGTTCCCCGACGATTGTGTTGAGCTGATCTATATAGACCCGCCATTCTTCTCCTCCAGAACTTATGAAGTGCTTTGGAATGACGGCTACGAGCTACGTGCCTTCGAAGACAGATGGAAAGGTGGTATCGAGAATTATGTAGCCTGGATGGAGGGTAAACTGAGGGAGTGCGAAAGAATTCTCAAGAAGGGAGGTACTATGTATCTTCACTGTGATTGGCACGCCTCTCATTATCTTAAAGTGCAAATGGACCATATCTTCGGCATCAATAATTTTATCAACGAAATCGTTTGGAAGCGGTCATCCGCACACGGGGATGCGAAACAAGGTGCTACGCATTTTGGTAGGGTGCATGACACTATCCTTGTGTATTCCTCAGGACCAAAACTAAAAACCTGGAACACTCAATATGTCGATTACGACGAGCGTTACGTAGATGGTTATTATAAGCACATAGAGGAAAAAACAGGTCGGCGTTATCAACTCGGAGATTTAACTGCGGCAAAACCCGGAGGCGACACATCTTATGAATGGAAGGGTGTAAAACCTCCCGCGGGACGGTATTGGGCTTATTCCAAAGAAAATATGGAGGAGTTCGATAGAGAAGGTAGAATCCAGTATCCAGATAAACCGGGTGGGATGCCACGGTACAAGAGATACTTAGATGAAATGTTGGGGATGCCGGTACAAGATGTATGGGACGATATTGATGTTATACTAAGTAAATCGAAAGAACGATTAGGATACCCAACTCAGAAACCCGAAGCCCTCTTAAGACGGATAATAGAAACATCCTCCAACCCAGGAGACGTTGTTCTTGACCCGATGTGTGGTTGCGGCACAGCCATCGCTGTCGCTCAGAAGATGGGAAGGAAGTGGGTAGGTATCGATGTTTCCCCCACTGCTTGCAGGCTTATGGCAAACAGGTTACGCAGTGCGGGGGCTCAGACCATTGAGCTAATCGGGATGCCTCATACGATGGAAGAGGTGAAAGGCCTCCAGCCTTTCGAGTTCCAGAACTGGATTCTTCAGAAGATGATGGGCAGGGTCTCACCGCGTAAGACCGGTGATATGGGCATCGATGGCTACCTGTTCGACGGTACGCCGATTCAAGTCAAGCAGTCAGAGGACATCGGTCGCAACGTTGTGGACAACTTCGAGACGGCCATAAAGAGGGCGAAGAAGACCAAGGGAATAATTGTCGCCTTCAGCTTCGGAAAGGGCGCATATGAGGAAGTTGCCAGGGCGAAGAACCAGGACGGGCTCGATATACAATTAAAGCCCGTTCAGGAAATTATTGATGAGAATTGAGTTCATGGTTGTTGTATGTTTTTGATTTAACAGAGTTATAGAAATGGGCCAACAGGATGAATTGTTGTTATTCATCCAATATCATCATCTTCTTTCAGGACATCAAGATCGGGGACTTTGTAATATCTCCTGAAATTCTCGTTTACCCGAATCCTTCTCTCGATGATCTTCTGACTCCTATTATCTAATGCTCCTTCATATCTGATCAATTCTTCTTGTATTGCGATAATGAAGAACCCTTTCGAACTCGCCCCGATTGGGACATCTGTTTTTATCAGAATCTGCGATACGATGTCTCTAACGGGAACATGTGTGGCACTTTGAGG contains these protein-coding regions:
- a CDS encoding DNA methyltransferase: MDLKTNAIYCGDCQNVIGNTNEFPDDCVELIYIDPPFFSSRTYEVLWNDGYELRAFEDRWKGGIENYVAWMEGKLRECERILKKGGTMYLHCDWHASHYLKVQMDHIFGINNFINEIVWKRSSAHGDAKQGATHFGRVHDTILVYSSGPKLKTWNTQYVDYDERYVDGYYKHIEEKTGRRYQLGDLTAAKPGGDTSYEWKGVKPPAGRYWAYSKENMEEFDREGRIQYPDKPGGMPRYKRYLDEMLGMPVQDVWDDIDVILSKSKERLGYPTQKPEALLRRIIETSSNPGDVVLDPMCGCGTAIAVAQKMGRKWVGIDVSPTACRLMANRLRSAGAQTIELIGMPHTMEEVKGLQPFEFQNWILQKMMGRVSPRKTGDMGIDGYLFDGTPIQVKQSEDIGRNVVDNFETAIKRAKKTKGIIVAFSFGKGAYEEVARAKNQDGLDIQLKPVQEIIDEN